AGTCAATAACCAAAGAATTTATATAAAAGAAACAAATATCTCTCAAATAACAAATGGAAATATCCCCGATCTTTCAACTTATACAAAAGTTTTTGATGGTGCTATTACTTGGCAAAAAAAATCAAGTTTTACCCCTAATATAATAACACTTACGAATCCTTTTACTTATTCAGGGACTAAAAATTTATTGATTTATTTTGAAAATGAATCAGGAAAAGGTGTTTCTATGTGGGGGAGTATCCCTTTTATATGGAATAATCAGGGTGCAAAAAGAACAGCAAGTACACCTTATAAATTGAGTAATAAAAACAGTTCTATAGGAGCTATTGATAAAGTATTGCCTGTTACGTATTTTAAATTTTCAACACCAAGCGCTCCTCCTGTAATTACAATGGAATTGGATCAAAATATCTGTAGAGGAAGTTCTTTTAGTTTTACAACTGTTGATATTACACCAATAAACCCGACACTTACATTAAAATGGATAACATCAGGTACTGGAACATTTAATAATAACACTATAAAAAACCCTAGTTACACGCCTAGTAATACAGATATAACAAATGGAGATGTAATACTAACATTAACCGCTACAAACCCTGATGGATCTAGTGATGCCAGTTTTACGCTTTCTATTTCTCCGCTTCCGAGCGCATCTATAAAAAAAATTAATTAACTATAAATAACTATTAAAATGATAAAAAAATTATTATCAACTACCGTATTATTATTCTGTTGCCTTACTATCTTAGGAAACAATATAGCTACATCTAAAACGACTGTAACCCCTCCTTCTTTACCCGAGATTACACTATGTGAAAATGAAAACTTAGAATTAACAGCAGAAGATGCTGGAACTGGAGCAACTTATGAATGGACTAAAGGAGTTGATGTAAAATCAAATATTAAAGATTTAATTATAAATAATGTTACTTTAGTTGATGCAGGAATATACACCTTAACTGTAACAAAAAATGGTTGTTCAAATACAGTTGATATTCTTGTAAAAATCAACGAAAACCCTGACACACCTATATTAGCCAATACAGCTGCTTCTTGTGCTGCTAACGGAACTAGTGAAATAACAAATTATGACGCTACTGTAACTTACCTTTTTACTCCTGTAGGACCTACCGTTAACGCTACTGGTGAAATTCAAAATATGACTTTTGGAACTTCATATACTGTAATAGCTGAAAAATTAACACGCCAATCTGATAACTCGGTCTCTTTTCAAAATGACGCAATGTTACCAACTCCTAACGTACCAACATTAAACGATACAGCTGCTTCTTGTGCTGCTGATGGTACTAATCAAATTGATAATTATGACGCTACCGTAACTTATGTTTTCACTCCTGTAGGACCTACTGTTAATACTAGTGGTGAAATTCAAAACATGGTTATTGGTACTTCATATACTGTAATAGCTCAAAAAGGTACTTGTGATTCTGGAAGTTCTATTACTTTTCAAAATGATGTGATGTTACCGACTCCTAAAGCAATTATTAAACTAAAATAATTTTAAAAACCCACGAGGCGATTTTCACCTCGTGGGTTTTTATTAAAATTGATTCTAATGGTTAAAAAAGTATTCTTTATTCTTTTAGTAATGTTACATTTTAGTACATCATATGCCGCAAATAAAATTTATACGATAAATGATTTAGATAAACATCAAAATAGTTTAACAGAAGTCACCATTTGTGAAGGAGAAAATTTAGCGCTTACTGCTCAGTTTTTTGAAGAAGCAACCTATAAATGGTTTACTTCTGATGAAAAAACAATCAATAATATTGATTTATTTCGTTCGAATATTTCCGTAGAAATGGCAGGAACGTATCTTTTAACAATCTATAATAATGGATGTAACGATACTGCTCAAATTAATGTTATTGTTATTCCTAAACCAAACGCAGGAATAAATGGTTCTTTAGATATCATAAAAGGTTTTACCCCTACCCAAGAAGAATTATTTGACGCTTTAGGCGGTAATCCTGAAGAAAATGGTGTTTGGACAAAGATAAAAAACACCTATACTTATACTGTAAATTCAAAAAACAAGTGTAGTAATATCGCTAAATCAACTGTAAATATTACTGAGAATATTCAGCTAACAAATGGTTTCTCTCCTAATAATGATTCTGTTAACGATACTTGGGTTATTCTTTCTGAAATTTCAATTAAATACCCAAACAACAAACTTTTGGTATTTAATCGACACGGAAATAAGGTGTACCAAGCCGCTCCATACAAAAATAATTGGGATGGTATTGCAAATTCTAACTTGATTATTAACAAAACCACCAAACTACCTATAGGCCCTTATTATTATGTATTAGAATTGAATAATACTAGCAATACTATGCTTAAAGGTTGGGTTTATATTAATTATTAAGCATGAAATCACTCTATATTATTCATTTTTTTTTATTAATATATCTGTGTAATATTAATAATGTAAAAAGTCAAAACACAGCTGATTTTTCAGTTTTCAATCATAGTTTAAATCTTATAAATCCTGCTTTTACTGGAAAAAACAATAAAATTCAAATAGCTTCAAATTATAAAAAAGTATGGGCTGGTATTGAAAATTCAATACATTCTAATATTATTTCGTTTAGTATGCCTACTCAAAAAGGTATTGCTATTGGTTTGTCTGTAATTACAGATAATTTTTATTTATTTAAAGAAACAAATATATCAGGAGATATTTCTTATAAAATTAAATTATACGCAACTCATGAACTATTATTTGGTTTAAAAGCCTCTGTAAAGTCCTTCGGAGCTAATTTAAATAATATTAAAACTTTTGAAAACAACGACCCCTTATTTACTAAAAATGAACAGCTAGTTTTACCTAATTTTTCTCTTGGCTTTGCAATTAGAAATGAACGTTATTTCGTTCATTTTTCAATGTTAGATATTTTAAAAGAACGAAAAAACAATACGGAAAAAGTAGCCACATCAAATAAGATGAGAACAAATTTTGGTGCGGGAATACATCATAAACTTACTGATTATTTAGGTGTAACGACCACTTCTTTATTTAGAGTAATACAAGGAGTACCGCTTTCTTTTGATATTAGTTCAATGCTTTCGATCAATAATAAATATGATGTTGGGCTTACCTATAGATATAACGCTGCTTTAATGGGTAATTTTCTTATAAAAACAACTGATTGGCTACAATTGGGTTACAGTTATGGAGCCCCTTTAAATGAAATAGCAAAATACAACAACGGTACACACGAATTTTTTATACGCATATACTTTAACAAGAAAACAAAGAACCCTTTTAAATGGAGATTAGGCTGTTTTTAAGCTGTTTTTAACAAAAAAAAATTAATAATGAAAAAAATAATTTTACTAATTTTATCTTTCTTATCAATAACAATCTATTCACAAGGGAATGAAATTACTATCGGTACACCAATGTGTGGTACTTCTATAACTAAAAAAGCTCCAGCTAATTATGATTATGTTCTAGAAAAAAAAATAGTTGGACTACCATGTTATATAAAGCATCACAAATAAGTGCATCGGGAGCAATAAAAGGGCTTGCTTTTTTTGCTGATTGTAGATATAATAATTGTAATTTTGATACGGCTAAAAATCAAAAAATATATTTAAAAGAAGTTGATTTTTCTCAAATTGAAGATACATCAGCACCTGATTTATCAACTTTCACAAAAGTATATGATGGTGAAATAACTTGGAGAAGAGGAAGTACAATCGAAAATTCTAAAACACAAATTGTTTTTGCAAGTGAATTCAACTATACAGGTTCTAAAAATTTATTAGTTTATTTTAGTAATGAAAACGATAAACCTTTAGGAGGTTTTGGAGGTTGTGGAAGTTCTCCTTCTTTTTTATGGGATAACGCTGGAGAAAAAACTGTTCTTTCTGAAGTTTTTAAAAAAGGCGAAAAAACAGGAAATGGAAATTATAGCAAAGAACTACCTATTGTCCGATTCTATTTTGACGAAATAAATACTGAAGATTTTTCCGCTTCAGTACAAAAAACATTAATTACTGCTTCTCCTAAAAAAATTACAGCCAACGGTGTTTCTTCTAGTGTTATAACCGTTCAATTGTATAATGCAAATGGTGCTATTTTAAATTATGCAAATCAAAAAGTTGTATTAAATACTACTGCGGGTATTTTAGGAAGTGTTGTAGATAAAAATAACGGCTCTTATACCGCTTTTTTAACGAGTAGTGAATATGAAGAAACAGCTGTTATTTCTGGCATATTAAATGAAGTCAATATTATTGATACCGAAGAGGTTCAATTCATAAAAAAAGATAGTTCTGAATCAGAAACTGGAGGAAACCCTACTAACAATTCAAACCCAACCAACCTAGTACAAGGGTTTTCACCGAATAATGATGGTATAAATGATACTTGGAAAATTTTGCCAAATGTGCAAACAACATATCCTAATAATAGCTTATTTGTTTTTAACAGATTTGGCTATAAAGTATATGATGCGGCTCCTTATCAAAATAATTGGAATGGAGAATCTAACGGAAAAACAACCATTTCTAAAGATTCAAAACTTCCTGTAGGTTCGTATTATTTCATTTTTAACACTGGTAAAAACGAGCAAATTTTTAAAGGTTGGATACAAATAAATTATTAAAAAATAAAAAATGTTACTACGAAAAATATTATTTATAAGCGCATTAATACTTACTCTTTGTGTTTATTCTCAAAACAACGTAAATTATTCCTTATATAATTACAACTTAAACTTAATAAACCCTGCCTTTGCGGGGCAGGAAAATAAAACTTCTATTCTTATAAATTCTAAAACACAGTGGGCTGGAATACCTGATGCACCTAAAACAAGTACTATTTCTTTAAATATTCCGCTAAAAGAAAACATCGGAATTGCTTTAAATATTATTAATGATAAAATATTTATTTTTAATCAAACACAAATTTCTTTAGATGCTTCTTATAAATTAAAAGTTAGCGAAAATCATCAGGTATTATTTGGTATTAAAGCACAGGCAAATTTATATAGTGGTGAATTTAATACCATTAAGACAGAGGTAGAAAATGATGCTTTTTTTGCTGAATCTATTAATAATTTTAGCCCTAATTTTGCATTCGGTACTGCATTGATACATTTGAAAAATATTATGTACACGCAACAATAAACACCGTATTATTTGATGACAGATACAAAGAAATTAATAGTTCTGAAAATAAAAACAGATTAAACATGAGTATTGGTGGTGGTTACACTATCAGATTAAACAATTATTTAAATTTAAAGCCTTCTACATTAATTACGATTGTGCAAGGAACTCCGTTAGTTTTTGATTTGAATACCACGTTAGAAATCAAAGAAAAATACAATGTAGGACTTTCTTATTCTTTAAATAATTCTGTTCAAATAAACGGAAAATTAAGTGCTACAAAATGGTTTGATTTAGGCTATGGATATAGTATGTACACCAACAAAATAAGTCCTTATCAAAACGGAACTCATGAAGTTTTTTGCCCTATTTAATTTAGATGATATTTTTTAATTATAAATATATAAAACCTAAAGTGAATTTTAGGTTTTATATATTTTCAAACAATAATTTTACGTAACCATCTTCAGGGTTTTCATATACTTCTTTTGTTATTCCTTGTTGTAAAACAACGCCATTTTTTAACACAATTATTTCATCAGAAACTTCAAGTGCATCTTTAATATCATGCGTTACAAAAATTGCTGTTGTATTTGTTTTTTTTAAAATAGCTAAAATATCTTTACGTAATTGACTTCTTAAAATAACATCTAAATTACTAAAAGGTTCATCTAAAATTAATAACTCTGGTTTTGGTGCTAATGCTCTTGCCAAAGCAACACGTTGTTGTTGTCCTCCTGAAAGTTCATGCGGATAACTATTTTCTTTATCTGATAAACCTACTAAAGTTAAAACTTCTTTAATTCTATCTTTTTTATCTGATAAATTAGATATTCCGTAACCAATATTATCAGCAACAGAAAAATGAGGAAACAAAGCATAATCCTGAAAAACCATTCCTACATTTCTAAGTTGTGGTTTTACAAAAATTGCTGATGATGAAACTGTTTTTTCTTTGATTAGTATAGTTCCATAATCTAAAGTTTCTAAACCTGTTATTAAGCGAATTAAAGTTGTTTTTCCGCTTCCACTTTCTCCTACGATAGCTATTATTTTTCCTTTTGATAAAGAAAAAGAAACGTTATTTAACGCCACTACTTTTCCTTTATTAAATGTTTTTTTAACATCTTTTACTTCTAATAATGT
The Tenacibaculum pacificus DNA segment above includes these coding regions:
- a CDS encoding gliding motility-associated C-terminal domain-containing protein, which produces MVKKVFFILLVMLHFSTSYAANKIYTINDLDKHQNSLTEVTICEGENLALTAQFFEEATYKWFTSDEKTINNIDLFRSNISVEMAGTYLLTIYNNGCNDTAQINVIVIPKPNAGINGSLDIIKGFTPTQEELFDALGGNPEENGVWTKIKNTYTYTVNSKNKCSNIAKSTVNITENIQLTNGFSPNNDSVNDTWVILSEISIKYPNNKLLVFNRHGNKVYQAAPYKNNWDGIANSNLIINKTTKLPIGPYYYVLELNNTSNTMLKGWVYINY
- a CDS encoding PorP/SprF family type IX secretion system membrane protein, which encodes MKSLYIIHFFLLIYLCNINNVKSQNTADFSVFNHSLNLINPAFTGKNNKIQIASNYKKVWAGIENSIHSNIISFSMPTQKGIAIGLSVITDNFYLFKETNISGDISYKIKLYATHELLFGLKASVKSFGANLNNIKTFENNDPLFTKNEQLVLPNFSLGFAIRNERYFVHFSMLDILKERKNNTEKVATSNKMRTNFGAGIHHKLTDYLGVTTTSLFRVIQGVPLSFDISSMLSINNKYDVGLTYRYNAALMGNFLIKTTDWLQLGYSYGAPLNEIAKYNNGTHEFFIRIYFNKKTKNPFKWRLGCF
- a CDS encoding T9SS type B sorting domain-containing protein; amino-acid sequence: MLYKASQISASGAIKGLAFFADCRYNNCNFDTAKNQKIYLKEVDFSQIEDTSAPDLSTFTKVYDGEITWRRGSTIENSKTQIVFASEFNYTGSKNLLVYFSNENDKPLGGFGGCGSSPSFLWDNAGEKTVLSEVFKKGEKTGNGNYSKELPIVRFYFDEINTEDFSASVQKTLITASPKKITANGVSSSVITVQLYNANGAILNYANQKVVLNTTAGILGSVVDKNNGSYTAFLTSSEYEETAVISGILNEVNIIDTEEVQFIKKDSSESETGGNPTNNSNPTNLVQGFSPNNDGINDTWKILPNVQTTYPNNSLFVFNRFGYKVYDAAPYQNNWNGESNGKTTISKDSKLPVGSYYFIFNTGKNEQIFKGWIQINY
- a CDS encoding PorP/SprF family type IX secretion system membrane protein → MLLRKILFISALILTLCVYSQNNVNYSLYNYNLNLINPAFAGQENKTSILINSKTQWAGIPDAPKTSTISLNIPLKENIGIALNIINDKIFIFNQTQISLDASYKLKVSENHQVLFGIKAQANLYSGEFNTIKTEVENDAFFAESINNFSPNFAFGTALIHLKNIMYTQQ
- a CDS encoding type IX secretion system membrane protein PorP/SprF, which translates into the protein MNSSENKNRLNMSIGGGYTIRLNNYLNLKPSTLITIVQGTPLVFDLNTTLEIKEKYNVGLSYSLNNSVQINGKLSATKWFDLGYGYSMYTNKISPYQNGTHEVFCPI